The Planktothrix tepida PCC 9214 genome window below encodes:
- a CDS encoding HEAT repeat domain-containing protein, producing MQIQQIQTYLNSHDFQERLRGLTELNDHESQVAIPLLISKLSDPEFIIRSFVAMGLGRQQSPESFQALVELLDHDPDPNVRAEAANSLSQYGEMAIPYLVRCFGQDCNWLVRRSILEPLISRRHPQALYDICICALSAPEQVAQEAAIEGLAGLAGTEKQTEALEQLLELVGTPVWRIRTRVALALRKFNHPQAQAALHYLKKDEDHRVVGAALEGAI from the coding sequence ATGCAGATCCAGCAAATCCAAACCTACCTGAATAGCCATGATTTTCAGGAGCGACTCCGGGGACTAACTGAGCTAAACGATCATGAGAGTCAAGTAGCGATTCCTCTATTAATCAGTAAACTCAGTGATCCTGAATTTATTATCCGGTCTTTTGTGGCGATGGGACTGGGACGTCAACAATCCCCCGAATCATTTCAAGCGTTGGTGGAACTCCTCGATCACGATCCCGATCCCAATGTTCGCGCTGAAGCGGCTAACTCCCTCTCCCAATATGGGGAAATGGCCATCCCTTACCTCGTGCGCTGTTTTGGTCAAGATTGTAACTGGCTCGTGCGACGTAGTATTTTAGAACCGTTGATCAGCCGTCGTCACCCCCAAGCGTTGTATGACATCTGTATTTGTGCGTTGAGTGCCCCAGAACAAGTCGCTCAAGAAGCCGCCATTGAAGGATTAGCCGGATTAGCCGGAACAGAGAAACAAACAGAAGCCTTAGAACAGCTTTTAGAATTAGTCGGAACTCCAGTTTGGCGAATTCGCACTCGTGTGGCTTTAGCCTTGAGAAAATTTAATCATCCCCAAGCCCAGGCTGCATTACACTATCTAAAAAAAGATGAAGATCATCGCGTCGTCGGGGCTGCTTTAGAAGGGGCAATCTAA
- the recF gene encoding DNA replication/repair protein RecF (All proteins in this family for which functions are known are DNA-binding proteins that assist the filamentation of RecA onto DNA for the initiation of recombination or recombinational repair.), translating into MYLKLLHLRQFRNYVDQKVLFEAPKTILLGNNAQGKSNLLEAVELLSTLKSHRVSRDRDLIFDPEPTGQVSATVERDVGTLDLAITLRSQGGRTVALNGQSLRRHLDFLSVLNVVQFSSLDLELVRGGPEHRRSWLDRLLVQLEPIYAYILQQYNQVLRQRNALLKQIKQNGEISDSQPEELKLWDVQLAIAGTRVLRRRNRVLERLVPLAKAWHQSISGNTELLEIIYQPNVNLELPNQSLSTTPPEKIQQAFFEKLATRLIAEKQQGISLVGPHRDDVIFTINQTLARNYASSGQQRTLVLALKLAELQLIEAVVGEPPLLLLDDVLAELDLHRQNQLLEAIQDRFQTLITTTHLGSFDTQWLKNTQILSVKAGQIHPLNSCS; encoded by the coding sequence ATGTATTTAAAATTGTTACATCTACGACAGTTCCGCAACTATGTTGATCAAAAAGTTTTATTTGAAGCCCCTAAAACGATTTTATTAGGAAATAATGCTCAAGGAAAATCGAATTTATTAGAAGCGGTGGAATTGCTTTCTACCCTCAAAAGTCATCGGGTGAGTCGAGATCGGGATTTGATTTTTGATCCTGAACCCACTGGACAAGTCAGTGCTACGGTGGAACGGGACGTGGGAACTTTGGATTTAGCCATTACCCTGCGTTCCCAAGGCGGACGAACGGTTGCTCTCAATGGTCAATCTTTGCGTCGTCACTTGGATTTTTTGAGTGTATTAAATGTGGTTCAGTTTTCTAGTTTAGATTTAGAATTAGTTCGAGGTGGCCCTGAACATCGACGCAGTTGGTTAGATCGGTTATTGGTGCAGTTAGAGCCTATTTATGCTTATATTTTACAACAATATAATCAAGTCCTACGTCAACGGAATGCCCTTCTGAAACAAATTAAACAGAATGGGGAAATCTCCGATTCTCAACCAGAAGAATTAAAGCTTTGGGATGTGCAGTTAGCGATCGCCGGAACCCGGGTTTTACGACGGCGGAATCGGGTTTTAGAACGTTTAGTTCCTTTAGCTAAAGCTTGGCATCAATCGATTAGTGGAAATACAGAATTATTAGAGATTATTTATCAACCCAATGTTAATTTAGAGTTACCGAATCAAAGTTTATCAACCACACCCCCGGAAAAAATTCAACAGGCTTTTTTTGAGAAACTTGCAACTCGATTAATCGCAGAAAAACAACAAGGCATTTCTTTGGTCGGCCCCCATCGAGATGATGTGATCTTTACCATTAATCAAACCCTTGCCCGCAATTATGCTTCATCGGGTCAACAACGCACGTTAGTTTTAGCTTTAAAATTAGCGGAATTACAACTGATTGAAGCGGTGGTGGGAGAACCTCCCTTACTATTATTAGATGATGTCTTAGCTGAGTTAGATCTACATCGACAAAATCAACTGTTAGAAGCCATTCAAGATCGCTTTCAAACATTAATTACAACCACCCATTTAGGGTCTTTTGATACTCAATGGTTAAAGAACACTCAAATTTTAAGCGTTAAAGCTGGACAAATTCACCCGCTAAACTCCTGTAGCTAA